ATTGGGCGTGGACTTGACCGAAGCCCAGCACGAGTTGCTGCTGGGTTATCTGGCCCTGTTGATCAAATGGAACAAGGCTTACAACCTCACCGCAGTCCGTGATCCCGACGAAATGGTCTCGCGTCATTTGCTCGACAGCTTGAGTGTCATGCCGTTTATAAAAAACGGTCGCTGGCTCGACGTGGGCAGTGGCGGCGGCATGCCGGGCATTCCCCTGGCTATCCTGTTTCCGGAGTCACAGGTCACGTGTCTGGACAGTAACGGCAAGAAGACGCGCTTTCTGACCCAGGTCAAACTCGAACTCAAGCTGGAAAACCTGCAGGTTATCCACAGCCGCGTTGAAGCCTTCACGCCAGAGCTGCCCTTCAACGGAATTGTCTCCCGGGCGTTCAGTAGCATGGAGAACTTCAGTAACTGGACCCGCCACCTGGGCGACCACGACACCCGCTGGCTGGCAATGAAGGGCGTCCATCCAAGCGATGAGCTGTTAGCATTGCCGGCAGACTTCCACCTCGATAGCGAACACGCCTTGGCCGTACCCGGTTGCCAAGGCCAACGCCATCTGCTGATACTGCGCCGCACGGCATGATTGGGAACACAAGCAAGAATGGCTAAGGTATTCGCGATAGCGAACCAGAAAGGTGGCGTGGGCAAAACCACCACCTGCATCAACCTCGCAGCATCCCTGGTGGCCACCAAGCGCCGGGTGCTGTTGATCGATCTTGATCCACAGGGCAACGCCACCATGGGCAGCGGTGTGGATAAACACGGCCTGGAAAACTCGGTCTATGACTTGCTGATCGGTGAGTGCGACCTGGCCCAGGCCATGCACTACTCCGAACACGGCGGTTATCAACTGCTGCCGGCCAACCGCGACCTGACCGCGGCGGAAGTGGTGCTGCTGGAAATGCAGATGAAAGAAAGCCGTCTGCGCAGCGCCCTGGCACCGATCCGCGAGAATTACGATTACATTCTGATCGACTGCCCGCCCTCGCTGTCGATGCTGACGCTCAACGCCCTGGTCGCCGCCGACGGGGTCATTATTCCCATGCAGTGCGAATATTTTGCATTGGAAGGTTTGAGCGATCTTGTGGATAACATCAAGCGGATTGCCGAGTTGCTCAACCCGAACCTGCAAGTCGAGGGTCTGCTGCGAACCATGTACGATCCGCGCCTGAGCCTGATGAACGATGTTTCGGCCCAGCTCAAGGAACATTTCGGCGATCAGCTTTACGACACGGTGATCCCGCGCAACATCCGCTTGGCCGAAGCACCGAGCTACGGCATGCCGGCCCTGGCTTACGACAAATCGTCGCGTGGTGCCATTGCTTACCTGGCACTGGCCGGCGAGATGGTCCGTCGCCAACGCCGCAATTCACGCACCGCTGCTGCCCAGCCAACTTAAGGAATCCCCATGGCCGTCAAGAAACGAGGTCTAGGACGTGGACTGGATGCACTGTTGAGTGGTCCGACCGTCACGTCGCTTGAAGAACAGGCGGTGCAGGCCGACGAGCGCGAGTTGCAGCACCTGCCCCTGGACCTGATCCAGCGCGGTAAATACCAGCCGCGCCGGGACATGGATCCCCAGGCGCTGGAAGAACTGGCCAATTCGATCAAGGCCCAGGGCGTGATGCAGCCCATCGTGGTCCGCCCGATCGGTGGTGGGCGCTTTGAAATCATCGCCGGCGAGCGCCGCTGGCGTGCAAGCCAACAGGCGGGCAAGGAAACCATCCCGGCAATGGTCCGCGATGTGCCCGACGAAACCGCGATCGCCATGGCCTTGATCGAGAATATCCAGCGTGAAGACCTCAACCCCATCGAAGAAGCGATTGCGTTGCAGCGTTTGCAGCAGGAATTCCAGCTGACCCAGCAACAGGTGGCCGAGGCGGTAGGTAAATCCCGCGTAACCGTCTCCAACCTGCTGCGCCTGATCGCGCTGCCGGAAGTCATCAAGACCATGTTGTCCCATGGCGACCTGGAAATGGGCCATGCCCGTGCATTGCTAGGTTTGCCGGAAAATCAACAGGTTGAAGGGGCGCGACACGTTGTCGCACGGGGGCTCACCGTTCGTCAGACCGAGGCCTTGGTTCGGCAGTGGCTCAGCGGTAAACCTGCACCGGTTGAAACGGCCAAACCTGATCCGGATATCGCGCGTCTCGAGCAGCGCCTGGCCGAGCGCCTGGGCTCTGCGGTGCAAATTCGCCACGGTAAGAAGGGCAAAGGCCAACTGGTCATCGGATATAACTCCCTCGATGAGCTTCAAGGCGTCCTTGCCCACATTCGCTGAAACATTTGCTTATGTAGCGCGTGATCGGAAATCACTACCCGACAGTTGAATAGGGGCTGAACCGCCCCTATACTCTGCGCGCATTTTGTCGGCACAAATTATGCCAAGTTATTGATCTCCGGCAGCCGACCATTGAGGAGCAAGAGTGATGGAAACCCGCACGCCAAACACGTTGCCGTTCCATCGCTTGGCCGTTTTCCCGGTTTTATTGGCTCAATTTGTCATCCTGCTGATCGCCGCATTGGCGCTTTGGTATTGGCATGGAGTCGTAGCCGGATATTCAGGACTCTGCGGAGGCCTGATAGCCTTGCTGCCCAATATGTATTTTGCTCACAGGGCCTTTCGGTTTTCCGGCGCCCGAGCAGCCCAGGCCATCGTCCGGTCTTTTTATGCCGGCGAGGCGGGGAAACTGATTTTGACGGCAGTGCTGTTTGCACTGACCTTTGCAGGTGTGAAGCCATTGGCGCCGCTGGCTGTATTCGGTGTCTTCGTGTTGACCCAACTGGTCAGCTGGTTCGCTCCCCTGCTAATGAAAACAAGACTTTCGAAACCTTAGGGCGTTTGAGGCAACCATGGCAGAAACAACCGCTTCGGGCTATATCCAGCACCACTTGCAGAACCTGACCTTCGGTCAGCTTCCCAACGGCGGCTGGGGCTTCGCCCACACCGCAGCAGAAGCCAAAGAAATGGGCTTCTGGGCTTTCCACCTGGATACTCTGGGCTGGTCGGTCGCATTGGGTCTGATCTTCGTCCTCATTTTCCGCATGGCGGCGAAGAAGGCGACTTCCGGTCAACCGGGTGCTCTGCAGAACTTCGTTGAAGTATTGGTCGAATTCGTCGATGGCAGCGTGAAAGACAGCTTCCATGGCCGTAGCCCGGTGATCGCACCGCTGGCGCTGACCATCTTCGTCTGGGTGTTCCTGATGAACGCCGTCGACCTGATCCCGGTCGACTGGATTCCTCAACTGGCCATCCTGATCTCCGGCGATCACCACATTCCATTCCGTGCGGTCTCCACCACGGACCCTAACGCCACCCTGGGCATGGCCCTGTCGGTGTTCGCGTTGATCATTTTCTACAGCATCAAGGTCAAGGGCATCGGCGGTTTCATCGGCGAACTGACCCTGCACCCATTCGGCAGCAAGAACATTTTCGTTCAGGCCCTGCTGATTCCGGTGAACTTCCTGCTGGAATTCGTCACCCTGGTCGCCAAGCCTATTTCCCTGGCCCTGCGACTGTTCGGCAACATGTATGCCGGCGAACTGGTGTTCATCCTGATCGCTGTGATGTTCGGCAGCGGCCTGCTCTGGCTTAGCGGCCTGGGCGTTGTTCTGCAGTGGGCGTGGGCTGTGTTCCACATCCTGATCATTACCCTGCAGGCCTTCATCTTCATGATGCTGACCATCGTCTACCTGTCGATGGCGCACGAAGAGAACCATTAAGACCGGTCTCGACCAGTCTGATGTCCTTCCCGGTGAAACGGGAAGGTGGCCCACCAGGGCTGATGAAACGATTTGTTTTACCGCTTTAAAATCTAAAAAACCTAAACCATACGACGTAAAAGTCGGGAGGAAAGATGGAAACTGTAGTTGGTCTAACCGCTATCGCTGTTGCACTGTTGATCGGCCTGGGCGCCCTGGGTACTGCCATTGGTTTCGGCCTGCTGGGCGGCAAGTTCCTGGAAGGCGCAGCGCGTCAGCCAGAAATGGTTCCAATGCTGCAAGTTAAAATGTTCATCGTCGCCGGCCTGCTCGACGCCGTGACCATGATCGGCGTTGGTATCGCTCTGTTCTTCACCTTCGCGAACCCCTTCGTTGGTCAACTCGCTGGCTGATCACTCGATTTCGAGTGATTGGGGTGTTGGACAACGAATGAGCGAGGTGTTGGCGTGAACATTAATGCAACCCTGATTGGCCAATCCGTTGCGTTCTTCATTTTTGTAGTGTTTTGCATGAAGTTCGTGTGGCCTCCGGTCATCGCGGCTTTGCACGAACGTCAGAAGAAGATCGCGGACGGCTTGGACGCTGCCAGCCGTGCAGCTCGCGACCTGGAGTTGGCCCAAGAGAAAGTGGGTCATCAACTGCGCGAAGCTAAAGCACAGGCAGCTGAGATCATTGAGCAAGCCAAGAAACGCGGTAACCAGATCGTCGAAGAGGCTGTTGAAAAAGCCCGCGTCGAAGCTGACCGTGTGAAGGCTTCGGCTCATGCCGAGATCGAACAGGAACTGAACGGCGTCAAAGACGCGCTGCGTGCCCAACTGGGTGCTCTGGCGGTCGGCGGTGCTGAGAAGATCCTTGGTGCCACAATCGATCAAAACGCGCACGCGGAGCTGGTTAACAAACTGGCTGCTGAAATTTAAGCGAGGGCGATCATGGCAGAACTGACCACGTTGGCCCGACCTTACGCTAAGGCAGCCTTCGAGCACGCCCAGGCCCACCAGCAGCTGGCCTCTTGGTCAGCCATGCTCGGCCTGGCTGCAGCCGTGTCGCAGGACGACACCATGCAGCGCGTGCTCAAGGCCCCGCGCCTGACGAGCGCAGACAAGGCCGCCACTTTTATTGAAGTGTGCGGCGACAAGTTCGATGTGAAAGTGCAGAACTTCATCAATGTCGTTGCCGAAAACGACCGACTCCCGCTTCTGCCGGAGATCGCCGCGCTGTTCGACCTGTACAAGGCCGACGCAGAGAAATCGGTAGACGTTGAAGTGACCAGTGCTTTCGCATTGAACCAAGAACAGCAAGACAAACTCGCCAAGGTTCTCAGTGCACGACTCAATCGGGAAGTGCGCCTGCAAGCTTCGGAGGACGCATCCCTGATTGGTGGTGTTGTTATCCGTGCCGGCGACCTGGTTATCGATGGCTCGATTCGCGGCAAAATCGCGAAACTTGCCGAAGCATTGAAATCTTGAGTTTGAAGGGGCAGCAGAGCAATGCAGCAACTCAATCCTTCCGAAATAAGTGAAATTATCAAGGGCCGCATCGACAAGCTCGATGTGACCTCCCAAGCCCGTAACGAAGGCACTGTCGTCAGCGTATCTGACGGCATCGTGCGGATTCACGGTCTGGCCGACGTTATGTACGGCGAGATGATCGAGTTTCCGGGCGGCGTCTACGGTATGGCCCTCAACCTGGAGCAAGACTCCGTAGGTGCCGTTGTATTGGGCGCGTACACCAGTCTGGCTGAAGGCATGAGCGCCAAGTGCACTGGCCGCATCCTGGAGGTTCCGGTTGGTAAGGAACTGCTGGGCCGCGTAGTCGACGCACTGGGTAACCCTGTTGACGGCAAAGGTCCACTGGGCAACACCGAGACCGACGCGGTCGAGAAAGTTGCTCCGGGCGTGATCTGGCGTAAGTCGGTAGACCAGCCTGTACAGACTGGCTACAAGGCTGTCGATGCCATGATTCCTGTCGGCCGTGGCCAGCGTGAGCTGATCATCGGTGACCGTCAGATCGGTAAAACCGCTCTGGCCATCGACGCAATCATCAACCAGAAGAACAGCGGAATTTTCTGCGTCTACGTAGCCATCGGTCAGAAGCAATCGACCATCGCCAACGTGGTTCGCAAGCTGGAAGAAAACGGCGCCCTGGCCAACACGATCATCGTGGCTGCCAGTGCTTCGGAATCTCCTGCGCTGCAATTCCTGGCACCGTACTCCGGTTGCACCATGGGTGAATTCTTCCGCGACCGCGGTGAAGACGCGCTGATCGTTTACGACGATCTGTCCAAGCAGGCCGTGGCTTACCGCCAGATCTCCCTGCTGCTGCGCCGTCCACCAGGCCGTGAAGCTTACCCAGGCGACGTGTTCTATCTCCACTCCCGTCTGCTGGAGCGCGCATCCCGCGTTTCGGAAGAGTACGTAGAGAAGTTCACCAACGGCGCAGTGACCGGCAAAACCGGTTCCCTGACCGCACTGCCGATCATCGAAACCCAGGCTGGCGACGTTTCCGCGTTCGTTCCGACCAACGTGATTTCCATCACCGACGGTCAGATCTTCCTGGAATCGGCCATGTTCAACTCAGGCATCCGCCCTGCAGTGAACGCCGGTGTTTCGGTATCCCGTGTGGGTGGTGCCGCTCAGACCAAGATCATCAAGAAGCTCTCCGGCGGTATCCGTACCGCTCTGGCTCAGTACCGTGAACTGGCGGCATTCGCCCAGTTCGCTTCTGACCTGGACGAAGCGACCCGTAAGCAACTTGAGCATGGTCAGCGCGTTACCGAGCTGATGAAGCAGAAGCAATACGCCCCAATGTCGATCGCTGACATGGCGTTGTCGCTGTATGCCGCTGAGCGTGGGTTCCTGACCGACGTTGAAATCGCCAAGGTCGGCAGCTTTGAACAAGCGCTGATTGCTTACTTCAACCGCGATCACGCCGATTTGATGGCGAAGATCAACGTGAAGGGTGACTTCAATGACGATATCGACGCTGGCATGAAAGCCGGTATCGAGAAGTTCAAGGCCACCCAAACCTGGTAAGCCGCAGCGGGAGCCGCAAGGCTCCCGCTTGCTAACCTGATAGGTGTTACATGGCAGGCGCAAAAGAGATTCGCAGTAAGATTGCGAGCATCAAAAGCACGCAAAAAATTACCAGCGCCATGGAAAAAGTGGCGGTCAGCAAAATGCGCAAGGCACAAATGCGCATGGCTGCTAGCCGTCCTTATGCGGAGCGTATCCGCCAGGTAATTGGGCATCTGGCCAACGCCAACCCGGAATACCGCCACCCCTTCATGATCGAACGCGCCGTTAAGCGTGTGGGTTATGTGGTTGTGAGCAGTGACCGTGGTTTGTGCGGTGGTTTGAATACCAACCTGTTCAAGGCCCTGGTCAAGGACATGGCGGTAAACCGCGAAAACGGCGTCGAGATCGATCTGTGTGTTGTTGGTAGCAAGGGTGCGGCCTTTTTCCGCAACTTCGGCGGTAACGTCGTTGCAGCTATCAGCCACCTGGGTGAAGAGCCGTCGATCAATGATTTGATCGGCAGTGTGAAGGTGATGCTGGATGCGTACCTGGAAGGCCGGATTGACCGCCTGTCCGTGGTATCCAACAAGTTCATCAACACCATGACCCAGCACCCGACCGTGGAGCAATTGATTCCACTGGTGGCGACCCCGGATCAGGAACTCAAGCACCACTGGGACTACCTCTACGAACCAGACGCCAAAGAGCTGCTTGATGGCTTGATGGTGCGCTACGTGGAGTCGCAGGTGTACCAGGCGGTGGTCGAGAACAACGCAGCTGAACAAGCGGCGCGGATGATCGCGATGAAAAACGCTACCGATAACGCCGGTGATCTGATCAGCGATTTGCAGCTGATCTACAACAAGGCGCGTCAGGCTGCGATCACCCAAGAGATCTCGGAAATCGTCGGCGGCGCTGCCGCGGTTTAACGGTTCAAATATTCAGAGGATCCAGCTATGAGTAGCGGACGTATCGTTCAAATCATCGGCGCCGTTATCGACGTGGAATTCCCACGCGACAGCGTACCGAGCATCTACAACGCGCTGAAAGTACAAGGCGCGGACACTACCCTGGAAGTTCAGCAGCAGCTGGGCGACGGCGTGGTTCGTACCATTGCGATGGGTTCCACCGAAGGCTTGAAGCGCGGTCTGGACGTTATCGACTCCGGCGCTGCCATCTCCGTACCGGTCGGTAAAGCGACCCTGGGCCGGATCATGGACGTACTGGGCAACCCGATCGACGAAGCTGGCCCGATCGACACCGAAGAGCGTTGGGGTATCCACCGCGCTGCACCGTCGTTCGCAGAGCAGGCAGGCGGCAACGACCTGCTGGAAACCGGCATCAAGGTTATCGACCTGGTTTGCCCGTTCGCCAAAGGCGGTAAAGTCGGTCTGTTCGGTGGTGCCGGTGTAGGCAAGACCGTAAACATGATGGAACTGATCCGTAACATCGCCATCGAGCACAGCGGTTATTCCGTGTTCGCCGGTGTGGGTGAGCGTACTCGTGAGGGTAACGACTTCTACCACGAGATGAAGGACTCCAACGTTCTGGACAAAGTGGCGCTGGTTTACGGTCAGATGAACGAGCCGCCGGGAAACCGTCTGCGCGTGGCACTGACCGGCCTGACCATGGCCGAGAAGTTCCGTGACGAAGGTAACGACGTTCTGCTGTTCGTCGACAACATCTACCGTTACACCCTCGCCGGTACTGAAGTATCCGCACTGCTGGGCCGTATGCCTTCGGCAGTAGGTTACCAGCCGACCCTGGCTGAAGAGATGGGCGTTCTGCAGGAACGTATCACTTCGACCAAGGAAGGTTCGATCACTTCGATCCAAGCGGTATACGTACCTGCGGATGACTTGACCGACCCGTCGCCAGCGACCACCTTCGCCCACTTGGACGCCACCGTCGTACTGTCTCGTGACATCGCTTCCCTGGGTATCTACCCAGCGGTCGATCCACTGGACTCGACTTCGCGCCAGCTGGACCCGAACGTGATCGGCCAGGAGCACTACGACACCGCTCGCGGCGTTCAGTACGTGCTGCAGCGTTACAAAGAACTGAAGGACATCATTGCGATCCTGGGTATGGACGAGCTGTCGGAAGCCGACAAGCAGTTGGTAAACCGTGCTCGTAAGATCCAGCGCTTCTTGTCGCAGCCGTTCTTCGTGGCTGAAGTCTTCACCGGTGCTTCGGGTAAATACGTTTCCCTGAAAGACACCATTGCTGGCTTCAAAGGCATCCTCAACGGTGACTACGACCACCTGCCAGAACAAGCGTTCTACATGGTCGGCGGCATCGAAGAAGCGATCGAGAAAGCCAAGAAACTGTAATCCAGGCGCCCGGAAACGGGCGCTCATCAGGTTGAGGCAATCAGATGGCTATGACAGTCCATTGCGATATCGTCAGTGCGGAAGGGGAAATCTTCTCCGGTCTGGTAGAAATGGTGATTGCACACGGCGAACTCGGTGACCTGGGTATTGCCATGGGTCACGCGCCATTGATCACCAGCTTGAAGCCAGGTCCGATCACTCTGACCAAGCAAGGCGGGGAAAAGGAGGTGTTTTACATCTCCGGTGGTTTCCTTGAGGTTCAGCCGAACATGGTCAAGGTACTTGCCGACACCGTGCAACGTGCTGGCGACCTGGATGAAGCCTCCGCTCAGGAAGCCGTCAAGGCTGCCGAGAAGGCCCTGAACGAAAAAGGCGCAGACTTCGACTACAGCGCTGCTGCAGTCCGTCTGGCCGAGGCCGCAGCTCAGCTGCGTACTCTCCAGCAGATCCGCAAAAAGTAAGCGGCCACGCCGTCATGCTTCATGCGCGATTGATTAAAAAGGGTAGCCTCGGCTACCCTTTTTCTTTTTTGCAAAACACTTCTTTGGTCTGAACCCGGACCGCCCAGGATTGGTAGCCATTCATGTCTCTTGAAATCGTCATTCTCGCCGCAGGCCAGGGCACCCGTATGCGTTCGGCCCTGCCTAAGGTGCTGCACCCGGTCGCGGGTAATTCCATGCTTGGGCATGTTATCCACAGCGCTCGTCAGTTGGACCCGCAACGTATCCACGTGGTGATCGGCCACGGTGCTGATGTGGTGCGCGAGCGCCTGGCGGCGGATGACCTGAATTTCGTCTTGCAGGACAAACAACTGGGCACCGGCCACGCCACCGCGCAGGCTGTGCCGTTCATCACCGCCGACACGGTGCTGATCCTCTACGGCGACGTGCCGCTGATCGAAGTGCAAACCCTGCAACGCCTGCTAAAACATGTGGTACCCGGCCAGATGGGCCTGCTCACCGTTGAGCTGGATGACCCTACCGGCTACGGGCGTATCGTGCGCAACGCCGATGGCAAGGTTGCCGCCATCGTTGAACACAAGGACGCCAGCGAAGCCCAGCGTGCGATCACCGAAGGCAATACCGGTATCCTCGCCGTTCCGGCCAACAAGCTCGCCGACTGGATGAGCCGCCTGTCCAACAACAACGCCCAGGGCGAGTACTACCTCACCGACGTCATCGAGATGGCCGTGAATGATGGCCTGGTAGTCGCCACCGAACAGCCACACGACCCGATGGAAGTGCAGGGCGCCAACGACCGCAAGCAACTCGCCGAGCTGGAGCGTCACTACCAACTGCGCGAAGGCCGTCGCCTGATGGCCCAGGGCGTAACCCTGCGCGACCCTGCGCGTTTTGATGTGCGCGGTGAGGTCACCGTGGGCCGTGACGTGCTGATCGATATCAACGTGATCCTCGAAGGCCGCGTGATCATTGAAGACGACGTGGTGATTGGCCCGAACTGCGTGATCAAGGACAGCACCCTGCGCAAAGGCGTGGTGGTAAAAGCCAACAGCCATATCGACGGTGCCGTGATGGGCGAGGGCAGCGATGCCGGGCCGTTTGCGCGGTTGCGTCCTGGCACTGTGATGGATGCCAAGGCCCATGTGGGTAACTTCGTTGAATTGAAGAATGCCCATTTGGGAGAAGGCGCCAAGGCCGGTCACCTGACTTACCTGGGTGACGCGGTAATCGGTGCGCGCACCAATATCGGCGCTGGCACCATCACTTGCAATTATGATGGCGCCAACAAGCACCAGACCGTATTGGGCGAAGACGTGTTTATCGGCTCCAACAACTCGCTGGTCGCCCCGGTCAGGCTGGGTGATGGCGCCACGACCG
The sequence above is drawn from the Pseudomonas quebecensis genome and encodes:
- the rsmG gene encoding 16S rRNA (guanine(527)-N(7))-methyltransferase RsmG, coding for MSSLVTLQHAEELSTGARQLGVDLTEAQHELLLGYLALLIKWNKAYNLTAVRDPDEMVSRHLLDSLSVMPFIKNGRWLDVGSGGGMPGIPLAILFPESQVTCLDSNGKKTRFLTQVKLELKLENLQVIHSRVEAFTPELPFNGIVSRAFSSMENFSNWTRHLGDHDTRWLAMKGVHPSDELLALPADFHLDSEHALAVPGCQGQRHLLILRRTA
- a CDS encoding ParA family protein, coding for MAKVFAIANQKGGVGKTTTCINLAASLVATKRRVLLIDLDPQGNATMGSGVDKHGLENSVYDLLIGECDLAQAMHYSEHGGYQLLPANRDLTAAEVVLLEMQMKESRLRSALAPIRENYDYILIDCPPSLSMLTLNALVAADGVIIPMQCEYFALEGLSDLVDNIKRIAELLNPNLQVEGLLRTMYDPRLSLMNDVSAQLKEHFGDQLYDTVIPRNIRLAEAPSYGMPALAYDKSSRGAIAYLALAGEMVRRQRRNSRTAAAQPT
- a CDS encoding ParB/RepB/Spo0J family partition protein encodes the protein MAVKKRGLGRGLDALLSGPTVTSLEEQAVQADERELQHLPLDLIQRGKYQPRRDMDPQALEELANSIKAQGVMQPIVVRPIGGGRFEIIAGERRWRASQQAGKETIPAMVRDVPDETAIAMALIENIQREDLNPIEEAIALQRLQQEFQLTQQQVAEAVGKSRVTVSNLLRLIALPEVIKTMLSHGDLEMGHARALLGLPENQQVEGARHVVARGLTVRQTEALVRQWLSGKPAPVETAKPDPDIARLEQRLAERLGSAVQIRHGKKGKGQLVIGYNSLDELQGVLAHIR
- a CDS encoding F0F1 ATP synthase subunit I, coding for METRTPNTLPFHRLAVFPVLLAQFVILLIAALALWYWHGVVAGYSGLCGGLIALLPNMYFAHRAFRFSGARAAQAIVRSFYAGEAGKLILTAVLFALTFAGVKPLAPLAVFGVFVLTQLVSWFAPLLMKTRLSKP
- the atpB gene encoding F0F1 ATP synthase subunit A — its product is MAETTASGYIQHHLQNLTFGQLPNGGWGFAHTAAEAKEMGFWAFHLDTLGWSVALGLIFVLIFRMAAKKATSGQPGALQNFVEVLVEFVDGSVKDSFHGRSPVIAPLALTIFVWVFLMNAVDLIPVDWIPQLAILISGDHHIPFRAVSTTDPNATLGMALSVFALIIFYSIKVKGIGGFIGELTLHPFGSKNIFVQALLIPVNFLLEFVTLVAKPISLALRLFGNMYAGELVFILIAVMFGSGLLWLSGLGVVLQWAWAVFHILIITLQAFIFMMLTIVYLSMAHEENH
- the atpE gene encoding F0F1 ATP synthase subunit C; translation: METVVGLTAIAVALLIGLGALGTAIGFGLLGGKFLEGAARQPEMVPMLQVKMFIVAGLLDAVTMIGVGIALFFTFANPFVGQLAG
- a CDS encoding F0F1 ATP synthase subunit B, encoding MNINATLIGQSVAFFIFVVFCMKFVWPPVIAALHERQKKIADGLDAASRAARDLELAQEKVGHQLREAKAQAAEIIEQAKKRGNQIVEEAVEKARVEADRVKASAHAEIEQELNGVKDALRAQLGALAVGGAEKILGATIDQNAHAELVNKLAAEI
- a CDS encoding F0F1 ATP synthase subunit delta, with translation MAELTTLARPYAKAAFEHAQAHQQLASWSAMLGLAAAVSQDDTMQRVLKAPRLTSADKAATFIEVCGDKFDVKVQNFINVVAENDRLPLLPEIAALFDLYKADAEKSVDVEVTSAFALNQEQQDKLAKVLSARLNREVRLQASEDASLIGGVVIRAGDLVIDGSIRGKIAKLAEALKS
- the atpA gene encoding F0F1 ATP synthase subunit alpha, with protein sequence MQQLNPSEISEIIKGRIDKLDVTSQARNEGTVVSVSDGIVRIHGLADVMYGEMIEFPGGVYGMALNLEQDSVGAVVLGAYTSLAEGMSAKCTGRILEVPVGKELLGRVVDALGNPVDGKGPLGNTETDAVEKVAPGVIWRKSVDQPVQTGYKAVDAMIPVGRGQRELIIGDRQIGKTALAIDAIINQKNSGIFCVYVAIGQKQSTIANVVRKLEENGALANTIIVAASASESPALQFLAPYSGCTMGEFFRDRGEDALIVYDDLSKQAVAYRQISLLLRRPPGREAYPGDVFYLHSRLLERASRVSEEYVEKFTNGAVTGKTGSLTALPIIETQAGDVSAFVPTNVISITDGQIFLESAMFNSGIRPAVNAGVSVSRVGGAAQTKIIKKLSGGIRTALAQYRELAAFAQFASDLDEATRKQLEHGQRVTELMKQKQYAPMSIADMALSLYAAERGFLTDVEIAKVGSFEQALIAYFNRDHADLMAKINVKGDFNDDIDAGMKAGIEKFKATQTW
- the atpG gene encoding F0F1 ATP synthase subunit gamma, whose protein sequence is MAGAKEIRSKIASIKSTQKITSAMEKVAVSKMRKAQMRMAASRPYAERIRQVIGHLANANPEYRHPFMIERAVKRVGYVVVSSDRGLCGGLNTNLFKALVKDMAVNRENGVEIDLCVVGSKGAAFFRNFGGNVVAAISHLGEEPSINDLIGSVKVMLDAYLEGRIDRLSVVSNKFINTMTQHPTVEQLIPLVATPDQELKHHWDYLYEPDAKELLDGLMVRYVESQVYQAVVENNAAEQAARMIAMKNATDNAGDLISDLQLIYNKARQAAITQEISEIVGGAAAV
- the atpD gene encoding F0F1 ATP synthase subunit beta, whose translation is MSSGRIVQIIGAVIDVEFPRDSVPSIYNALKVQGADTTLEVQQQLGDGVVRTIAMGSTEGLKRGLDVIDSGAAISVPVGKATLGRIMDVLGNPIDEAGPIDTEERWGIHRAAPSFAEQAGGNDLLETGIKVIDLVCPFAKGGKVGLFGGAGVGKTVNMMELIRNIAIEHSGYSVFAGVGERTREGNDFYHEMKDSNVLDKVALVYGQMNEPPGNRLRVALTGLTMAEKFRDEGNDVLLFVDNIYRYTLAGTEVSALLGRMPSAVGYQPTLAEEMGVLQERITSTKEGSITSIQAVYVPADDLTDPSPATTFAHLDATVVLSRDIASLGIYPAVDPLDSTSRQLDPNVIGQEHYDTARGVQYVLQRYKELKDIIAILGMDELSEADKQLVNRARKIQRFLSQPFFVAEVFTGASGKYVSLKDTIAGFKGILNGDYDHLPEQAFYMVGGIEEAIEKAKKL
- a CDS encoding F0F1 ATP synthase subunit epsilon, with the translated sequence MAMTVHCDIVSAEGEIFSGLVEMVIAHGELGDLGIAMGHAPLITSLKPGPITLTKQGGEKEVFYISGGFLEVQPNMVKVLADTVQRAGDLDEASAQEAVKAAEKALNEKGADFDYSAAAVRLAEAAAQLRTLQQIRKK
- the glmU gene encoding bifunctional UDP-N-acetylglucosamine diphosphorylase/glucosamine-1-phosphate N-acetyltransferase GlmU, which codes for MSLEIVILAAGQGTRMRSALPKVLHPVAGNSMLGHVIHSARQLDPQRIHVVIGHGADVVRERLAADDLNFVLQDKQLGTGHATAQAVPFITADTVLILYGDVPLIEVQTLQRLLKHVVPGQMGLLTVELDDPTGYGRIVRNADGKVAAIVEHKDASEAQRAITEGNTGILAVPANKLADWMSRLSNNNAQGEYYLTDVIEMAVNDGLVVATEQPHDPMEVQGANDRKQLAELERHYQLREGRRLMAQGVTLRDPARFDVRGEVTVGRDVLIDINVILEGRVIIEDDVVIGPNCVIKDSTLRKGVVVKANSHIDGAVMGEGSDAGPFARLRPGTVMDAKAHVGNFVELKNAHLGEGAKAGHLTYLGDAVIGARTNIGAGTITCNYDGANKHQTVLGEDVFIGSNNSLVAPVRLGDGATTAAGSTINQDVDNLQLAVARARQRNIDGWKRPVKIKKT